A genome region from Thermococcus gorgonarius includes the following:
- a CDS encoding DUF1667 domain-containing protein, which produces MTTYRFICIVCPLSCAIEVEVKDGKVLEVKGHTCPRGKEWAVQEVTNPRRVVMSVVPVEGGALPTVSVKTAEPVPKEKIPELMKFLAGIKVKAPVKIGDVVAEWEGIKIVATRGA; this is translated from the coding sequence ATGACCACCTACCGCTTTATCTGCATCGTCTGCCCCCTGAGCTGTGCCATTGAGGTCGAGGTCAAGGACGGAAAAGTCCTGGAGGTCAAGGGGCACACCTGCCCGCGCGGTAAGGAGTGGGCGGTTCAGGAGGTCACGAATCCCAGGAGGGTTGTTATGAGCGTTGTTCCCGTTGAAGGGGGCGCCCTTCCGACGGTGAGCGTCAAAACGGCAGAGCCGGTTCCAAAGGAGAAGATACCAGAGCTGATGAAGTTCCTCGCTGGGATAAAGGTAAAGGCGCCGGTGAAGATAGGGGACGTTGTTGCCGAGTGGGAGGGGATAAAAATAGTGGCAACGAGGGGCGCCTAG